In Mycetocola zhujimingii, one DNA window encodes the following:
- a CDS encoding ABC transporter ATP-binding protein, whose amino-acid sequence MTFSTSLPQASAEPSGPPVVEVRNLVKRYPAHTAVNGVSFDIQRGETFALLGPNGAGKSTTIEILEGYRDRTSGEVRVLGIDPQKGDLAWKAQLGIVLQSSAEAAHVTVREQVEQFAAYYPSPRDVDEVIAAVGLTDKAKTRIGKLSGGQRRRVDVALGVIGRPQLLFLDEPTTGFDPEARRHFWELIRSLKAEGTTILLTTHYLDEAAQLADRVAVIAAGRLVEIGTVGSIGGADARIPVVRWRDGTGLHEERTTEPAAFVTALTERTGGEPQGLEVIRPSLEDIYLGLVATANAESTEQAEPTGAAHV is encoded by the coding sequence ATGACATTTTCGACGAGCCTGCCACAGGCATCCGCAGAACCGTCGGGCCCGCCCGTCGTCGAGGTTCGGAACCTCGTGAAGCGCTACCCCGCACATACCGCTGTCAACGGCGTCAGCTTCGACATTCAGCGCGGGGAGACCTTTGCCCTGCTCGGACCGAACGGCGCGGGCAAGTCGACCACCATCGAAATTCTCGAGGGATACCGCGACCGAACCAGCGGTGAGGTGCGCGTACTCGGCATCGACCCGCAGAAGGGCGACCTGGCCTGGAAGGCCCAGCTGGGCATCGTGCTGCAGTCGAGTGCTGAGGCAGCACACGTCACGGTGCGTGAACAGGTGGAGCAGTTCGCGGCTTACTACCCGTCGCCGCGGGACGTCGACGAGGTCATCGCTGCCGTGGGCCTCACCGACAAGGCGAAGACCCGCATCGGCAAGCTCTCCGGGGGCCAGCGCCGCCGGGTCGATGTCGCACTCGGTGTCATCGGTCGCCCTCAGCTGCTCTTCCTCGACGAGCCAACGACGGGCTTCGACCCCGAAGCGCGCCGTCACTTCTGGGAGCTGATCAGGTCACTCAAAGCCGAAGGCACCACGATCCTGCTCACCACCCACTACCTCGACGAGGCAGCCCAGCTCGCCGATCGCGTGGCCGTGATCGCCGCAGGACGACTCGTCGAGATCGGCACGGTCGGCTCGATCGGCGGCGCGGACGCCCGCATACCGGTCGTCCGCTGGCGCGACGGGACCGGGCTCCACGAGGAGCGAACCACAGAGCCTGCCGCGTTTGTCACGGCGCTGACCGAACGTACGGGAGGCGAGCCCCAGGGCCTCGAGGTGATCCGGCCGAGCCTCGAAGACATCTACCTCGGCCTCGTCGCAACGGCCAACGCCGAGTCAACGGAACAGGCCGAACCGACAGGAGCAGCGCATGTCTGA
- a CDS encoding LacI family DNA-binding transcriptional regulator: MTNQPAASASVPHGGRPTLAAVAARAGVSPSTASLAFSGQGPVSDATREKVLTAARELHYGGPDPLAQSLRRGRSGIVGALIPARIGVSFRDPVLIQTLDGLAEEISSIGAGLLLMPDLGEGVVSVTTAPVDAVVLVGCNADAVETLDVLRRRNIPIVQIEGPGDNGVLTVSVDNRGGSRQLAQHLKDLGHSRVALVTLGLDRDSTPAPLSPEREARATVTTTVERIAGARDVYPGVSGMTAGGSRSDAGRQAALVLLDVDPGERPTAIIAQSDVLAAGVIAAAEELGLRVPDDLSVVGFDGIRVDGLERRLTTIWQPSQGKGAAAGRAVVELLAGRSADPVAFDVRFQAGDTTGPAPH; this comes from the coding sequence GACCAACCAGCCAGCGGCATCCGCTTCGGTTCCACACGGTGGGCGCCCGACGCTCGCCGCTGTCGCCGCGCGTGCCGGGGTGTCGCCCTCGACGGCGTCGCTCGCCTTCAGCGGTCAGGGACCGGTATCGGATGCCACGCGGGAGAAGGTGCTGACCGCCGCCCGCGAGCTGCACTACGGCGGGCCTGACCCGCTCGCCCAGTCACTGCGCCGCGGCAGAAGCGGCATCGTCGGCGCTCTCATTCCGGCGCGAATCGGTGTCTCCTTTCGTGACCCGGTTCTGATCCAGACGCTCGACGGCCTCGCCGAGGAAATTTCGAGCATCGGTGCCGGTCTCCTCCTGATGCCGGACCTCGGTGAGGGTGTGGTCAGCGTGACAACGGCACCGGTCGACGCCGTTGTTCTCGTCGGGTGCAATGCGGATGCCGTCGAGACGCTCGATGTGCTCCGTCGCCGCAACATTCCCATCGTTCAAATCGAGGGGCCCGGCGACAATGGCGTCCTCACCGTGAGCGTCGATAACCGGGGTGGGTCACGGCAGCTGGCACAGCACCTCAAGGACCTCGGTCATTCGAGGGTTGCCCTGGTCACCCTCGGCCTCGACCGGGATTCCACGCCGGCCCCGCTCTCTCCTGAGCGCGAGGCACGGGCCACCGTCACGACGACCGTCGAGCGGATCGCCGGCGCCCGCGATGTCTATCCGGGTGTCTCAGGGATGACCGCCGGTGGCAGTCGCAGCGACGCCGGGCGTCAAGCGGCTCTTGTTCTGCTCGATGTCGACCCGGGGGAACGCCCGACCGCGATCATCGCCCAGAGTGACGTGCTCGCGGCCGGAGTGATCGCGGCTGCAGAGGAACTCGGTCTTCGCGTGCCGGACGATCTCAGCGTTGTGGGCTTCGACGGCATCCGGGTTGACGGACTCGAACGACGGCTCACAACGATCTGGCAGCCGTCACAGGGCAAGGGTGCGGCCGCGGGAAGGGCCGTCGTCGAGCTGCTCGCCGGTCGGTCCGCGGACCCCGTTGCCTTCGACGTGCGATTCCAGGCGGGCGACACGACGGGCCCAGCGCCGCACTGA
- a CDS encoding sensor histidine kinase has protein sequence MNNPKWWDIAVAATAVIVGITVVYTTDGFHGWAALASLALLCAAYYVFGRRLVGAGHRGRPTPTLAPSLAFQALLAVIVGVGAAFEPNVITAQTIAFPLIWVVSLTTKQAVLANVGAAIVMTTGFGIGLGGGVDGLVQTLFVGGLSLAFSLALGLWITSIASYGDERQRLLAELQSAQGELELLHRDAGGTAERERIARDIHDTIAQSLTSIVMLAQRARREQPAQESTLELIESTARDALSEARALVATNAGLPASDASLAVTLARLGERFSRETGVTVTTDVDLGELPRDIEVVLLRCAQEGLANVRKHAHARTASVTVLQENDGVSLRVSDDGRGLDGYQPDGERGFGLSGMQDRVGLVGGSLVVTDAGTAAGTQLTVTIPLAKERTA, from the coding sequence GTGAACAATCCGAAGTGGTGGGATATCGCGGTTGCCGCCACCGCGGTCATTGTGGGGATCACCGTCGTGTACACCACCGACGGCTTCCACGGGTGGGCCGCACTGGCCTCGCTCGCACTGCTGTGCGCCGCGTACTACGTCTTCGGCCGTCGACTCGTCGGCGCCGGCCACCGCGGACGGCCGACACCGACACTGGCGCCCAGCCTCGCTTTTCAGGCGCTGCTCGCCGTCATCGTCGGGGTCGGTGCCGCGTTCGAACCCAACGTCATCACCGCACAGACCATCGCGTTTCCGCTGATCTGGGTGGTGTCGCTGACCACGAAGCAGGCGGTTCTCGCCAACGTCGGCGCCGCTATCGTCATGACGACAGGCTTCGGCATCGGTCTCGGCGGTGGGGTGGATGGGCTGGTCCAGACCCTCTTCGTCGGCGGCCTCTCGCTCGCGTTCAGCCTCGCACTCGGACTCTGGATCACGAGCATCGCGAGCTACGGCGACGAGCGCCAGCGACTGCTCGCGGAACTCCAGTCGGCACAGGGCGAACTCGAACTGCTGCACCGGGATGCCGGGGGCACGGCCGAGCGTGAACGCATCGCCCGTGACATCCACGACACCATCGCGCAGAGCCTCACGAGCATCGTCATGCTCGCCCAGCGGGCGCGCCGCGAGCAGCCCGCCCAGGAGTCGACCCTCGAGCTCATCGAGTCCACCGCCCGCGACGCACTCAGCGAGGCGCGAGCGCTCGTGGCGACCAACGCCGGCCTTCCCGCGAGCGACGCCTCACTCGCCGTCACCCTCGCTCGCCTCGGCGAGCGCTTCTCGCGCGAAACCGGTGTCACCGTCACCACCGACGTCGACCTCGGCGAACTCCCCCGCGACATCGAGGTCGTGCTGCTGCGGTGCGCCCAGGAGGGCCTCGCCAACGTTCGGAAGCACGCGCACGCGCGAACAGCATCCGTCACCGTGCTCCAGGAGAACGACGGCGTCAGCCTGCGGGTCAGCGATGACGGTCGGGGCCTCGACGGTTACCAGCCAGACGGCGAACGCGGCTTCGGGCTCAGCGGCATGCAGGACCGGGTCGGGCTCGTCGGCGGATCGCTCGTCGTGACAGATGCCGGAACAGCGGCGGGCACGCAACTCACCGTCACCATCCCCCTCGCGAAGGAAAGAACCGCATGA
- a CDS encoding GNAT family N-acetyltransferase, giving the protein MRATEFTRPIQTERLTLRMPILDDIDPIHAFQSREDVCTYLLYEPRDRATIEEKITEAATKSRLENSGDWIQPTIERRDDQQVIGLIYLNIDSAEHQSVEVGWILHPDYSGQGYATEAASAAVDFAFGTMGAHRVIAKLDPANDASVRLCRRLGMRKEAHYLEDIWVKGEWGDTGVYAMLDREWSATDR; this is encoded by the coding sequence ATGCGCGCGACCGAGTTCACCCGACCTATCCAGACCGAGCGGCTCACCCTGCGGATGCCCATCCTGGACGACATCGATCCGATCCATGCGTTCCAGTCCCGTGAGGATGTCTGCACGTATCTTCTCTACGAACCGCGCGACCGTGCCACCATCGAAGAGAAGATCACCGAGGCGGCGACCAAATCGCGGCTGGAGAATTCGGGCGACTGGATTCAGCCCACCATCGAGCGACGGGACGACCAGCAGGTCATCGGCCTGATCTACCTGAACATCGACAGCGCCGAGCACCAGAGTGTCGAGGTCGGCTGGATCCTGCACCCCGACTACTCGGGCCAGGGCTACGCGACGGAGGCGGCGAGCGCCGCCGTCGACTTCGCCTTCGGCACAATGGGTGCCCACCGGGTGATCGCGAAGCTCGACCCAGCCAACGACGCGTCGGTGCGCCTGTGCCGCCGACTCGGCATGCGCAAGGAGGCACACTACCTGGAAGACATCTGGGTCAAGGGCGAGTGGGGCGACACGGGCGTCTACGCCATGCTCGACCGGGAATGGTCAGCCACGGATCGCTGA
- a CDS encoding FUSC family protein — MTSATRTPVQRAGARLKAWVSDPRFLLAVKTSIAVAIAWLIAPLVPGVAEEYPYYAPLGALISMYPTLMSSLRTSIETLASLAIGILLAAIVLIVAAPNVVTISLVIGAGVLIAGSKWLTTGGDYVPVAALFVLIVGGPNADSYSIGYIVQMSVGVAVGLLVNFLILPPLNFNGAVVKLAQFRSLLAKHLEEVGDALVENWPPEHEGWASRSNTLAETATAVRVAVGKADESRRGNPRARRHKRNLDDDYRDLADLERITFHVRDLTEVLAAAIWDAPFHSEVPERLREPLSEALHAVADPLKKRNSDRDVADAVEAARGAVDALTARIDQQTDSAPSALTPVAAVAMDLNRILAVMVQDGERA, encoded by the coding sequence ATGACGTCAGCAACACGCACTCCGGTGCAGAGAGCCGGTGCGCGCCTCAAAGCGTGGGTAAGCGACCCCAGGTTCCTGCTCGCCGTGAAGACCTCGATCGCTGTCGCCATCGCCTGGTTGATCGCTCCCCTGGTACCGGGGGTCGCGGAAGAATACCCGTACTACGCGCCGCTCGGGGCGCTGATCAGCATGTACCCGACGCTCATGAGCTCACTGAGGACGAGCATCGAGACGCTTGCGTCGCTCGCCATCGGCATCCTGCTCGCCGCCATCGTACTCATCGTTGCGGCACCGAATGTCGTCACGATCTCGCTCGTGATCGGCGCAGGTGTGCTCATCGCCGGCAGCAAGTGGCTGACGACCGGCGGCGATTACGTTCCCGTTGCCGCGCTGTTCGTGCTCATCGTCGGTGGCCCGAACGCTGATTCTTACTCGATCGGCTACATCGTCCAGATGAGCGTCGGGGTAGCCGTCGGCCTGCTCGTGAACTTCCTCATCCTGCCACCGCTCAACTTCAACGGCGCCGTCGTCAAGCTCGCCCAGTTCCGCAGCCTGCTCGCGAAGCACCTCGAGGAGGTCGGTGATGCCCTCGTCGAGAACTGGCCCCCAGAGCACGAGGGGTGGGCGAGCCGCAGTAATACTCTCGCGGAGACGGCAACCGCCGTTCGTGTGGCCGTCGGTAAGGCCGACGAGAGCAGGAGGGGCAACCCCCGTGCGCGCCGCCACAAACGGAACCTCGACGACGACTACCGCGACCTCGCCGACCTCGAGCGCATTACCTTCCACGTGCGCGACCTCACCGAGGTGCTCGCCGCCGCGATCTGGGATGCTCCGTTCCACTCCGAGGTCCCTGAACGGCTGCGAGAGCCGCTGTCCGAGGCGCTCCATGCCGTCGCGGACCCCCTCAAGAAGCGGAACTCCGACCGTGATGTGGCGGATGCCGTCGAGGCGGCACGCGGGGCGGTCGACGCGCTCACCGCTCGAATCGACCAGCAGACCGATAGCGCACCATCGGCGCTCACGCCCGTTGCCGCTGTTGCGATGGACCTCAACCGGATCCTCGCGGTGATGGTGCAGGACGGCGAGCGGGCCTAG
- a CDS encoding glucose 1-dehydrogenase, with protein MSPDQHTFEDPSKKYADIDTTAQSQDGPGLDADLDQKADRGEKSYKGSGRLKGRKALITGADSGIGAAVAIAFAREGADVAIAYLPEEEEDAKGVVALIEEAGRTAVAIPGDLTDVNYCRELVERAVTELGGLDILVNNAAKQQHVEDLLDLTDEQFDETFKTNVYATFWVTKAALKHMGPGSTIINTSSIQAYQPSENLVDYATTKASINTFSKALAQQLAPKGIRVNVVAPGPIWTPLQTAGGQPTEVLPDFGSDTPLGRPGQPAELAPAFVFLASGESSYVSGETLHVNGGMPTP; from the coding sequence ATGTCGCCCGACCAGCACACCTTCGAAGATCCAAGCAAGAAGTACGCAGACATCGACACCACCGCACAGTCGCAGGACGGACCAGGCCTCGACGCCGACCTCGACCAGAAGGCCGACCGCGGAGAGAAGAGCTACAAGGGCTCGGGCCGGCTCAAGGGCCGGAAGGCGCTCATCACTGGCGCTGACTCCGGAATCGGTGCGGCCGTCGCCATCGCGTTCGCCCGCGAGGGCGCCGACGTCGCCATCGCCTACCTCCCCGAAGAGGAAGAGGATGCCAAGGGTGTCGTCGCACTCATCGAGGAGGCCGGCCGTACCGCCGTTGCCATCCCCGGCGACCTGACCGACGTCAACTACTGCCGTGAGCTCGTCGAGCGGGCAGTCACCGAACTCGGCGGCCTCGACATCCTCGTGAACAACGCGGCGAAACAGCAGCACGTCGAGGACCTCCTCGATCTCACCGACGAGCAGTTCGACGAGACCTTCAAGACCAACGTCTACGCCACGTTCTGGGTCACCAAGGCAGCGCTCAAGCACATGGGTCCCGGCTCAACGATCATCAACACGTCGTCGATCCAGGCCTACCAGCCGTCCGAGAACCTCGTCGACTACGCGACGACCAAGGCATCGATCAACACGTTCTCGAAGGCGCTGGCCCAGCAGCTCGCGCCCAAGGGCATCCGGGTCAATGTCGTCGCGCCCGGCCCGATCTGGACCCCGCTCCAGACCGCAGGCGGCCAGCCGACAGAGGTACTGCCCGACTTCGGTTCCGACACTCCGCTCGGCCGCCCGGGCCAGCCGGCCGAGCTCGCACCCGCCTTCGTCTTCCTGGCGTCGGGCGAGTCGAGCTACGTCTCGGGTGAAACCCTCCACGTCAACGGCGGGATGCCGACGCCGTAA
- a CDS encoding glycoside hydrolase family 15 protein codes for MPEQQSTGRGASIDRAGALDRQNGYADLRGYAGIGDGRTVALIARDGDVDWLPIPALDSVPVFAALLDAEDGGRIRLSPVEPFTTTRAYVSGTNVLQTTFETASGVVRVTDALVTGVAGRLPWTELARRIDGVRGTVAMTWSVEPGRALRTAMPWVDQTVHGPVIRVDGVMLSVTGFEYGPNEPGTHSLDGAFTTSQGSRHLFAVSGTSREPVHPPNPRNVDRGIDRTVENWRAWSREFSWEGPWSDAVERSALALKLLIHSPTGAIAAAATTSLPETINGGKNWDYRFAWVRDVAYTLQAMIRFGLREESQAAVSWMLTTIRKHGPELEIFYTLDGRIPDDIVHTQAPGWRELGPVVCGNDAKHQLQLGPYGDLFDVMRSYVDAGNILDAETGRSLAAVADQACDDWQKPDSGIWELEEARHYTTSKLGCWQALSSAVHLAGLGQIPGDPARWEGERDRIAEWVNENCWSEDRQAYTMYPGSDELDASILLHAPSGFDRGERMSLTIDAITAELGSGPLVYRYSGMREEEATFVACAFWRAGALACVGRMDEAKSLMDELVELSNDVGMYSEMIETGTLDFAGNLPQGLSHLSLIYTAILISELDG; via the coding sequence GTGCCAGAACAGCAGTCCACCGGGCGGGGAGCGTCAATCGACCGCGCCGGCGCACTCGATCGCCAGAACGGCTACGCCGACCTCCGCGGTTACGCCGGCATTGGCGACGGCCGAACCGTCGCGCTCATCGCCCGCGACGGTGACGTCGACTGGTTGCCGATCCCCGCGCTCGACTCGGTCCCGGTTTTCGCCGCACTGCTCGACGCCGAAGACGGCGGACGGATCAGGCTCTCGCCGGTCGAGCCATTCACGACAACCCGCGCGTATGTCTCTGGGACCAACGTGCTGCAGACGACGTTCGAGACGGCATCCGGTGTCGTCCGCGTCACAGACGCGCTCGTCACCGGTGTGGCGGGCCGACTGCCGTGGACCGAGCTGGCCAGGCGGATCGACGGCGTTCGGGGAACAGTCGCCATGACCTGGTCGGTCGAACCCGGTCGCGCTCTCCGGACCGCGATGCCGTGGGTAGACCAGACCGTGCACGGCCCGGTAATCAGGGTCGACGGAGTGATGCTGTCGGTCACGGGCTTCGAATACGGACCGAACGAGCCTGGCACCCACAGCCTCGACGGAGCGTTCACCACGAGCCAGGGCTCACGCCACCTGTTTGCGGTCTCCGGGACGTCACGCGAACCGGTCCACCCGCCGAACCCGAGGAACGTCGACCGGGGCATCGACCGCACAGTGGAGAACTGGCGGGCATGGTCCCGCGAGTTCTCCTGGGAGGGGCCGTGGTCGGATGCCGTCGAGCGCAGCGCTCTCGCGCTCAAGCTCCTCATTCACAGCCCGACCGGCGCCATCGCCGCCGCGGCGACGACGAGCCTTCCCGAGACGATCAACGGCGGCAAGAACTGGGATTATCGGTTCGCCTGGGTTCGAGACGTGGCCTACACGCTGCAGGCCATGATCCGCTTCGGCCTCCGCGAGGAGAGCCAGGCCGCCGTGTCGTGGATGCTCACCACCATCCGCAAGCACGGCCCAGAGCTCGAGATCTTCTATACCCTCGATGGCCGGATTCCCGATGACATCGTCCACACCCAGGCGCCGGGCTGGCGCGAACTGGGCCCTGTCGTCTGCGGCAACGATGCCAAACACCAATTGCAGCTCGGCCCATACGGTGACCTCTTCGACGTCATGCGCAGCTACGTCGACGCGGGCAATATCCTCGACGCCGAGACCGGGCGATCGCTCGCTGCGGTTGCCGACCAGGCCTGCGACGACTGGCAAAAGCCCGATTCAGGCATCTGGGAACTCGAGGAAGCACGACACTACACAACCTCGAAGCTCGGCTGCTGGCAGGCGCTCTCGAGCGCCGTTCACCTGGCCGGCCTTGGACAAATCCCGGGCGATCCGGCGCGCTGGGAGGGTGAACGCGACAGAATCGCCGAGTGGGTGAACGAGAACTGCTGGTCGGAAGACCGGCAGGCGTACACGATGTATCCCGGCTCCGACGAGCTGGACGCGTCGATCCTGCTCCACGCACCGAGCGGATTCGATCGGGGCGAGCGGATGTCACTGACCATCGACGCGATCACCGCAGAGCTGGGCAGCGGTCCGCTCGTCTACCGGTACTCGGGTATGCGGGAAGAGGAGGCCACCTTCGTCGCGTGCGCCTTCTGGCGCGCGGGGGCGCTGGCCTGCGTCGGCAGGATGGACGAGGCGAAATCCCTCATGGACGAGCTCGTTGAGCTGTCGAACGATGTCGGAATGTACTCCGAGATGATCGAGACCGGCACCCTGGACTTTGCGGGCAACCTGCCGCAAGGGCTCAGTCACCTGTCGCTGATCTATACCGCCATCCTGATCAGCGAGCTCGACGGCTGA
- a CDS encoding response regulator produces MSDAPIRVVVADDHPIVRSGISSLLSLADDIEVVGEAASGAEAVALAVELEPDLVLMDLRMPVASGPEVDGAAATAQIVSTLPATRVLILTTYESDDHILGAIEAGASGYLLKAAPEGEIIAGVRSVVGGQTVLAPAIAAKLVDRMRQGAAPAGPRLSPRELEVLRLVAAGHSNPSIAKQLFISEATVKTHLIHVFEKLGVSDRTRAVTLALELGLL; encoded by the coding sequence ATGAGCGATGCTCCGATCAGGGTCGTCGTTGCCGACGACCACCCCATCGTGCGATCGGGGATCTCGTCGCTGCTCTCCCTCGCCGATGACATTGAGGTCGTCGGCGAGGCGGCGAGCGGCGCCGAAGCGGTCGCGCTGGCCGTGGAGCTCGAACCCGACCTCGTGTTGATGGACCTGCGGATGCCCGTCGCGAGCGGTCCGGAGGTGGACGGCGCCGCGGCGACCGCGCAGATCGTGTCTACGCTGCCGGCCACTCGGGTGCTGATTCTCACCACCTACGAATCGGACGACCACATCCTCGGCGCAATCGAGGCCGGCGCGAGCGGTTACCTGCTCAAGGCCGCGCCGGAGGGCGAGATCATCGCCGGGGTGCGCTCGGTGGTCGGCGGCCAGACCGTGCTCGCCCCCGCCATTGCGGCCAAGCTTGTCGACAGAATGCGACAGGGAGCCGCGCCTGCCGGTCCCAGGCTCAGCCCGAGAGAACTCGAGGTGCTCAGGCTCGTTGCGGCTGGGCACAGCAACCCGTCGATCGCGAAACAGCTGTTCATCAGCGAGGCAACCGTGAAGACCCACCTCATCCATGTCTTCGAGAAGCTGGGCGTTTCAGACCGCACCCGCGCCGTGACGCTCGCCCTGGAGCTCGGGCTGCTCTGA
- a CDS encoding RBBP9/YdeN family alpha/beta hydrolase, with protein MASRIVVAHGYNAAPDRHWFPWLVEQFEPGVVRVATLPNPTSPEPEPWVNALAATVGRVDDETILIGHSLGCITTLRYLERMPGPWRLRGLILVAGFVSPLPNLPQLDAFTTPPIDVHSLAGNIEHRHVFGSDNDTTVAPKFTAELARELAAPLTIVPGAGHFVDRLGCFSIPELLPVVNGMMHSRVP; from the coding sequence ATGGCATCCCGCATCGTCGTTGCTCACGGTTACAACGCCGCTCCTGACCGGCACTGGTTCCCGTGGCTGGTCGAACAGTTCGAACCCGGCGTTGTGAGAGTTGCCACACTGCCGAACCCAACGTCCCCTGAACCGGAACCCTGGGTGAACGCCCTCGCGGCGACGGTCGGCCGGGTCGACGACGAGACGATCCTCATCGGTCACAGCCTCGGCTGCATCACGACGCTGCGTTACCTCGAACGGATGCCTGGACCGTGGCGGTTGCGCGGCCTCATCCTGGTCGCCGGGTTCGTGTCACCGCTGCCGAACCTGCCGCAGCTCGACGCGTTCACCACCCCTCCCATCGACGTGCACTCCCTGGCAGGAAACATCGAGCACCGCCACGTGTTCGGCTCGGACAACGACACAACTGTCGCTCCGAAGTTCACCGCAGAACTCGCCCGCGAACTCGCCGCACCGCTCACCATCGTCCCCGGGGCTGGTCACTTTGTAGACCGTTTAGGCTGCTTCTCCATACCTGAACTGCTTCCCGTGGTCAACGGGATGATGCATTCGCGGGTGCCCTGA
- a CDS encoding ABC transporter permease gives MSESTLTRPTVANPVPALPPGRGIRLGIKRIGYEVKTYFRVGDQVFFTFLFPVVMLSIFATAFSTSGKIGTNPDGSGGITQGAYYLPGMIAAGILLSGVQNLATDIATEKSDGTLKRLGGSPLPVISYFIGKMGQVFVTSLAQIVLLLLVARVVFSIDLPTEPELWARFAWLYLLGIITSAVLGIALSAVPRTGKSATAVVIPIVLVLQFISGVYLMFTMLPEWLQNIASVFPLKWLAQGMRSVFLPESFADLEQNGSWELDWVAIIMLIWCVVGLLLCRFTFRWIRKDS, from the coding sequence ATGTCTGAATCAACCCTCACGAGGCCGACTGTCGCGAACCCGGTCCCCGCGCTTCCGCCGGGGCGAGGCATCCGCCTCGGCATCAAGCGCATCGGATACGAGGTCAAAACCTACTTCCGGGTCGGCGACCAGGTGTTCTTCACCTTCCTGTTTCCCGTGGTGATGCTGTCGATCTTCGCGACAGCCTTCAGCACGTCAGGAAAGATCGGGACGAACCCCGACGGCAGCGGCGGCATCACGCAGGGCGCTTACTACCTGCCAGGAATGATCGCAGCGGGCATCCTGCTCTCGGGAGTACAGAACCTCGCGACCGACATCGCGACCGAGAAGAGCGACGGAACGCTCAAGCGACTCGGCGGGTCTCCGCTGCCGGTGATCAGCTACTTCATCGGCAAGATGGGGCAGGTCTTCGTCACGTCACTCGCGCAGATCGTGCTGCTGCTCCTGGTCGCTCGCGTCGTCTTCTCGATCGACCTGCCGACCGAACCCGAACTTTGGGCGCGCTTCGCCTGGCTGTACCTGCTCGGCATCATCACGTCGGCCGTCCTCGGCATTGCACTCTCGGCTGTGCCGCGAACCGGCAAGAGCGCGACGGCCGTCGTCATCCCCATCGTGCTCGTCCTGCAGTTCATCTCCGGTGTCTACCTCATGTTCACGATGCTGCCTGAGTGGTTGCAGAACATCGCGAGCGTGTTCCCGCTCAAGTGGCTCGCCCAGGGCATGCGCTCGGTGTTTCTGCCGGAGAGCTTCGCTGATCTCGAGCAAAACGGCAGCTGGGAACTCGACTGGGTTGCGATCATCATGCTGATCTGGTGCGTCGTCGGGCTCCTGCTCTGCCGGTTTACGTTCCGCTGGATCCGTAAGGACAGCTGA